A single Aquipuribacter sp. SD81 DNA region contains:
- a CDS encoding CheR family methyltransferase produces MAEGRPSPMTPADAAWVRDLVRRRSAIVLDETKQYLIDTRLAPIVRSEGLQHVGELVARARAGDRRVTGLVVDAMTTNETSWFRDNGPFEVLRTALLPHLVRARAGERRLRIWSAACSSGQEAYSVAMLCTEVVPQDWTVEIVGTDLSPAMVARAQEGRFSQLEVNRGLPASHLVRWFTRDGAHWRVSPQLQRMTRFREGNLAEPFTDLGRFDVVLLRNVLIYFDAATKTDILRRVRGVTRPDGVLVLGAAESALGLDVGWNRETVGTTSVLRLDGAPPLAATGAAASRPGTVPPLPRAPGRVAPAAWSAPAPGSPA; encoded by the coding sequence GTGGCTGAGGGCCGGCCCTCGCCGATGACCCCCGCCGACGCGGCCTGGGTGCGCGACCTCGTGCGCCGGCGCTCCGCGATCGTCCTCGACGAGACCAAGCAGTACCTCATCGACACCCGCCTCGCCCCCATCGTGCGCTCCGAGGGCCTGCAGCACGTCGGCGAGCTCGTCGCCCGCGCCCGGGCCGGCGACCGCCGCGTCACGGGGCTCGTCGTCGACGCCATGACGACGAACGAGACGTCGTGGTTCCGCGACAACGGCCCCTTCGAGGTGCTCCGCACCGCGCTGCTGCCGCACCTCGTGCGGGCGCGCGCGGGCGAGCGCCGGCTGCGGATCTGGTCCGCCGCGTGCTCGTCGGGGCAGGAGGCGTACTCCGTCGCGATGCTGTGCACGGAGGTCGTCCCGCAGGACTGGACCGTCGAGATCGTCGGCACCGACCTGTCGCCCGCCATGGTCGCGCGCGCCCAGGAGGGTCGGTTCTCCCAGCTGGAGGTCAACCGCGGCCTGCCCGCGAGCCACCTCGTGCGCTGGTTCACCCGCGACGGCGCGCACTGGCGCGTCTCGCCGCAGCTGCAGCGCATGACCCGCTTCCGCGAGGGCAACCTTGCCGAGCCCTTCACCGACCTCGGCCGCTTCGACGTCGTCCTGCTCCGCAACGTGCTCATCTACTTCGACGCGGCGACCAAGACGGACATCCTCCGTCGCGTCCGCGGCGTCACCCGCCCCGACGGCGTCCTCGTGCTCGGGGCCGCGGAGTCCGCGCTCGGGCTCGACGTCGGCTGGAACCGGGAGACGGTCGGGACCACGTCGGTGCTCCGGCTCGACGGCGCGCCCCCGCTCGCGGCGACCGGTGCGGCCGCGTCCCGACCCGGGACCGTCCCGCCGCTGCCGCGCGCCCCCGGGCGCGTCGCACCGGCGGCCTGGTCGGCGCCGGCCCCCGGCTCGCCCGCCG